The following proteins are encoded in a genomic region of Pirellulales bacterium:
- a CDS encoding carboxypeptidase-like regulatory domain-containing protein: MQFSIFRGTFPLAVALAMDLIGPVASRAQPAAAPPPSLRDTLRGEVFDEHGKPMAGVIVSNNHARLWGQPVNTLTDATGNFRLNGRPGYWRSGTLIATTPNHEHQSYVKVHEEHALPRRLEIMLKPPRKTFVTVVDGAGKPVSGATVEVIGDYSSVAVSATDGAGRAELWFPADVKIDWVLAFKDDVGFDYHENYKAFPTNDRGPLAEDIRLTLDGARPDVVAEAETPDGKPLAGIGVLLWTVKKPGKLSYANIGGSLSTRRLTDADGRAHFAFLPRLMAEGVSFLVHSDDYHATESLHIPTGDAGPLHITLKPNVTIRGQLTFADGSPAPQILLQAEGNGSPHYFRGFARSDEEGNYAFSVYADQTYAVNVLDDDWAARSHTGEQVQLGDQPHVVNFQLVPGTLIEGNLTIGPDHAPAVGETATLLQEPQFVRWSNADEQGYYRFRVGPGNYKLRFPSGMTPAQLDVKVNDQASIVNDAHAERKARDQLQGTVRAGEDNAPVADVVVSGESVEHNGHAGFHAVTDAEGHFQTERWTDVMFAIARDVAGNRADTALLVEDDKTCNFKLAPAATLVGRAVDETGQPLAQARVFCAISMPDDWQLPGDEPGKPHNNRKVTLQLAANADGTFKVPAVPLGVKAELYVDSQKGNSGSKDFRAKEPGEFVAGDIAIKGKDPAAPR, from the coding sequence TCCATCTTTCGGGGAACGTTCCCGCTCGCCGTCGCGCTCGCGATGGACTTGATCGGTCCCGTGGCATCGCGCGCTCAGCCCGCCGCGGCGCCCCCTCCTTCCTTGCGTGACACACTACGCGGGGAGGTGTTCGACGAACACGGCAAACCAATGGCCGGCGTCATCGTCTCGAATAATCACGCCCGGCTCTGGGGCCAGCCGGTAAACACCCTCACCGACGCGACGGGCAACTTCCGGCTGAACGGCCGGCCGGGATATTGGCGCAGCGGAACGCTGATCGCCACCACTCCCAACCACGAACATCAGTCGTATGTGAAAGTTCACGAAGAGCATGCGCTGCCGCGCCGACTGGAAATCATGCTCAAGCCGCCGCGAAAGACCTTCGTCACGGTCGTCGATGGCGCGGGCAAGCCCGTCTCCGGCGCAACGGTAGAAGTCATCGGTGACTACTCGTCCGTGGCCGTCAGCGCAACCGACGGCGCCGGCCGCGCCGAGTTGTGGTTTCCGGCCGATGTGAAAATCGATTGGGTTCTGGCGTTCAAAGACGACGTCGGATTCGATTATCACGAAAACTACAAGGCGTTTCCCACGAACGACCGCGGACCGCTCGCCGAGGATATTCGTCTGACGCTCGACGGCGCGCGACCGGACGTCGTTGCCGAAGCCGAGACGCCCGACGGCAAGCCGCTGGCCGGAATCGGCGTCCTGCTGTGGACGGTCAAGAAGCCCGGCAAGCTGTCGTACGCGAACATCGGAGGAAGTCTCTCGACGCGCCGCCTAACCGACGCTGACGGACGTGCCCACTTTGCATTTCTGCCAAGACTGATGGCCGAAGGCGTGTCGTTCTTGGTTCATTCGGACGATTATCACGCCACCGAATCACTGCACATTCCGACAGGCGATGCAGGTCCGCTGCACATCACGCTCAAGCCCAACGTCACGATCCGCGGCCAATTGACCTTTGCCGACGGTTCGCCGGCGCCGCAGATTCTGCTGCAAGCTGAAGGGAACGGCTCGCCCCATTATTTCCGCGGCTTCGCCCGCTCGGATGAAGAAGGGAATTACGCGTTCAGCGTCTATGCGGATCAGACGTACGCGGTCAACGTGCTGGACGACGATTGGGCCGCCCGCAGCCACACCGGCGAACAGGTGCAGCTAGGGGACCAGCCGCACGTGGTGAATTTCCAACTCGTTCCGGGAACTCTCATCGAGGGAAATCTGACTATCGGACCCGACCACGCTCCGGCCGTCGGAGAAACTGCCACCCTGCTGCAAGAGCCGCAGTTCGTTCGCTGGTCGAACGCCGACGAGCAGGGGTATTATCGCTTTCGCGTCGGGCCGGGGAATTACAAGCTTCGCTTTCCCTCTGGCATGACGCCGGCGCAGCTCGACGTCAAAGTTAACGACCAAGCGTCGATCGTGAACGACGCCCACGCCGAGCGCAAAGCGCGCGACCAGTTACAAGGAACCGTGCGCGCGGGGGAAGATAACGCGCCGGTAGCCGACGTGGTCGTCTCGGGCGAATCAGTTGAACACAACGGTCATGCCGGATTTCACGCCGTCACCGATGCCGAAGGGCATTTTCAAACCGAACGCTGGACCGATGTGATGTTCGCCATTGCACGCGACGTTGCGGGAAATCGGGCCGACACGGCGCTACTGGTCGAGGATGACAAGACTTGCAACTTCAAGCTCGCCCCCGCGGCCACGCTCGTGGGTCGCGCCGTCGACGAGACCGGCCAACCCCTGGCGCAGGCCCGCGTGTTTTGCGCGATCTCGATGCCGGACGATTGGCAACTGCCTGGCGACGAGCCTGGAAAGCCGCACAACAATCGCAAGGTCACCCTGCAGCTCGCCGCCAACGCCGACGGCACATTCAAAGTTCCCGCGGTCCCGCTGGGCGTCAAAGCCGAGTTGTACGTCGACTCGCAGAAAGGGAATTCGGGATCGAAGGATTTCCGTGCGAAAGAGCCAGGTGAATTCGTGGCCGGCGACATCGCGATCAAAGGGAAAGACCCGGCCGCGCCGCGCTGA
- a CDS encoding carboxypeptidase regulatory-like domain-containing protein has protein sequence MALLSSLLGTIEERGVPMMVSSLAWATCLLGLAWIAARLSRRSSAGVRYCIWQFALIGLLAVPALFLALPGVPLGFTLEPAAATAEAERVVAPYAVQNSSTPDLVQSPVGEQQSARTRENPWAFALPIEGQRSAESLPTSAPVTRVDAVPVESSLAAASPVVIDGVSLTGTLLRIVVGTWVLGIVLQGLLLLRCIVRAELLARGATVIHDARFEQAMRELIPNLAARSRVRLGISPQVRVPVVIGIWQPRILCPADCTNWSREKIRLVLSHELAHVDRRDIVWQLAARVAATLYWVHPLAWLALRRMREERERACDDRVLAMGVAAVDYATGLVEVAAALAGRPARLVAGIGMAERSELADRVNWILDRTSRRHPASARFRRGLLVTTALVVVVLGVLRPFSPIASDADEAPAAAQSENTSEKSSNDTPVVQDAGQSTKTTDQTTSVEAEKKEVTKPVPTAPADTAESEPAKRISPSTNRVIATTKGNILVRVVDSDGKPIAGAHIHASVWTDEKDFKSNQDYTCDEQGEVEVALPEILTIMRLWSSKAGYVPLFANWDTNVPEDRVLPDEFTFQMQPGTALGGVIKNEQGEPIEGAYVDVKYDRGKVKEISKSRPFVDTWLSNGATAIRTDAQGRWILRNAPAGDNLPIQIKLRHPDYVSDANWAEPTVSMKALREQTAEMVMHGGKQLTGTITDPDGKPVVGALAIWGDRPYWEHRPEQEVRADEHGAYRFPPLSPGKMRVTIVAKGWMPEMRFVNVGAGMSPLDVQLKPGKTLRVRLVNVEGQPISKALFQIAGWRGAESLYNCDHPNVLDSQIPRHPDKQGIYEWTWAPDDAVSFRVSAIGDYAMAETTFTADDTEQEFVLQPKLRFRGRVTDAVSGKRISNFIIVPMISFRPDFPLVERDQAETAKGRRFDYRPDRTDVKHSLQIEAPGYATARLGWYSVGDEISDQDIRLTPAPHYEGRVVTDDGRPLAGARVYVGSYSEQLDLRNLDEETGGPPSNDSVPTDEQGRFEIPHQLERYSLVIVSPDHYGEAERAADKVPGEIQTRRWAKVTGRLVQAGKAIPKWDVRLDPIREQGGDAPRGRFSLHAKTSDDGSFEFGRVPPIPCHVEGSIHWSSEGPLSSSRSLSLHPAPGESISVTLGEGGTEISGQLALDPAAPAGFDYHFGLNYLVPRRPGITPPPAIAAYGFDGSQGWNDAWTNSLEGTAFLNTLDHFFVKPDPDGRFRISGVPPGEYDLAFKLYGSTEGCLTHPVGQLVMHVNVPKGEATLDLDTVKVPVLKVRDPAPDVEFAMMDGTKQKLAELRGKYVLIDFWASWCGACVSRMGEVEKLRESLMSRPELIVIGANLDHDPARAKEFLNTHQLPWKHALLGDWSSTDIPKRFAVSSIPTYVLIDPDGRVAANSFSLDDVRKQLSEVITATGKFDGKVNSTEFLRRAE, from the coding sequence ATGGCACTCCTAAGCTCGCTACTCGGCACGATCGAGGAACGCGGCGTGCCGATGATGGTTTCGTCGCTGGCGTGGGCGACATGCTTGTTGGGACTGGCCTGGATCGCGGCGCGGCTCTCGCGCCGCTCGTCGGCCGGCGTGCGTTATTGCATCTGGCAATTCGCCTTGATCGGGCTATTGGCCGTGCCGGCTCTGTTTCTGGCGTTACCCGGCGTGCCGTTGGGTTTCACGCTCGAGCCGGCTGCCGCCACGGCCGAGGCCGAACGTGTTGTGGCACCATACGCGGTTCAAAACTCGTCCACGCCGGATCTCGTGCAATCGCCAGTCGGTGAACAACAGTCGGCCCGCACGCGCGAGAACCCGTGGGCTTTTGCTTTGCCGATCGAGGGGCAGCGATCGGCGGAGTCGCTGCCGACTAGCGCGCCGGTGACGCGCGTCGACGCTGTGCCCGTCGAATCGTCACTCGCCGCTGCATCACCTGTCGTGATCGATGGCGTATCCCTTACCGGGACATTGCTACGAATCGTCGTTGGCACGTGGGTTCTGGGAATCGTCTTGCAAGGACTGTTGCTGTTGCGATGCATTGTCCGGGCCGAGCTGTTGGCGCGCGGCGCCACGGTGATTCACGACGCGCGCTTCGAGCAAGCGATGCGGGAACTGATACCGAACTTGGCGGCGCGGTCGCGCGTACGGCTTGGCATCTCACCGCAGGTGCGCGTGCCGGTAGTGATAGGGATCTGGCAGCCGCGAATTCTCTGCCCGGCCGATTGCACGAACTGGTCGCGGGAAAAGATCCGGCTGGTGTTGTCGCACGAGCTGGCGCACGTCGACCGGCGCGACATCGTATGGCAATTGGCGGCGCGCGTGGCGGCCACGTTGTATTGGGTTCACCCGCTGGCGTGGCTGGCGCTGCGGCGGATGCGCGAAGAGCGCGAGCGAGCTTGCGACGATCGCGTGTTGGCAATGGGAGTCGCGGCGGTCGACTATGCGACCGGACTCGTGGAAGTGGCCGCGGCGCTGGCGGGTCGCCCGGCCCGTTTGGTGGCGGGCATCGGCATGGCCGAGCGCTCGGAGCTTGCGGATCGGGTGAATTGGATTCTGGATCGCACGTCGCGGCGCCATCCGGCCTCGGCGCGATTTCGCCGTGGGCTGCTCGTGACAACGGCGCTGGTCGTGGTGGTACTGGGCGTGCTGCGCCCGTTCAGCCCGATCGCGAGTGATGCGGATGAAGCGCCGGCTGCGGCGCAGTCAGAGAATACTTCGGAAAAGAGTAGTAACGACACTCCGGTCGTCCAGGATGCGGGGCAGAGCACGAAGACCACCGATCAAACCACGAGCGTCGAAGCAGAGAAGAAGGAAGTGACAAAGCCGGTCCCGACAGCACCGGCCGACACCGCGGAATCTGAGCCGGCCAAGCGCATCTCGCCATCAACCAATCGAGTCATCGCAACGACGAAAGGAAATATTCTGGTCCGCGTCGTCGACTCGGATGGCAAGCCCATCGCCGGGGCTCATATCCATGCCAGCGTCTGGACGGACGAAAAGGATTTCAAATCCAATCAAGATTACACATGCGACGAGCAGGGTGAGGTCGAGGTCGCGCTGCCGGAGATTCTAACCATTATGCGGCTGTGGTCGTCGAAGGCGGGCTACGTTCCGTTGTTTGCCAATTGGGACACGAACGTCCCCGAAGACCGTGTACTTCCCGACGAGTTCACATTTCAAATGCAGCCTGGCACCGCACTCGGCGGCGTGATCAAAAACGAACAAGGCGAGCCGATAGAGGGAGCGTACGTCGACGTCAAATATGATCGTGGCAAGGTTAAGGAAATTTCGAAGAGCCGCCCATTTGTCGATACTTGGTTGTCCAACGGAGCCACGGCAATCCGCACCGACGCCCAGGGGCGCTGGATACTGCGAAACGCGCCGGCGGGAGATAACCTGCCGATTCAGATCAAGCTCCGTCACCCCGACTATGTGAGCGATGCGAACTGGGCCGAGCCGACGGTATCGATGAAGGCGCTGCGCGAGCAGACGGCCGAGATGGTAATGCACGGCGGCAAGCAATTGACTGGTACGATCACCGACCCTGACGGCAAACCGGTTGTGGGCGCGCTGGCGATTTGGGGTGATCGTCCGTATTGGGAGCATCGGCCTGAGCAAGAGGTACGCGCCGACGAACATGGCGCGTACCGCTTTCCGCCACTGTCGCCGGGCAAGATGCGCGTGACGATCGTCGCCAAGGGGTGGATGCCCGAGATGCGCTTCGTCAACGTTGGCGCCGGCATGTCCCCATTGGACGTGCAATTGAAGCCGGGGAAGACGTTGCGGGTGCGCTTGGTCAATGTCGAGGGACAGCCGATTTCGAAGGCGCTGTTTCAGATTGCTGGCTGGCGGGGGGCGGAATCACTTTACAACTGCGATCATCCCAACGTCCTCGACTCGCAGATTCCGCGACATCCTGACAAACAAGGTATCTACGAGTGGACCTGGGCCCCCGACGACGCGGTTTCGTTTCGAGTTTCGGCGATTGGCGATTACGCCATGGCCGAGACCACATTTACAGCGGACGATACGGAACAAGAGTTCGTCTTGCAGCCGAAGCTGCGCTTCCGTGGCCGTGTGACGGACGCTGTCAGTGGTAAGCGGATCTCGAACTTCATAATCGTACCGATGATTTCGTTCCGGCCTGATTTTCCTCTCGTCGAACGTGACCAGGCCGAAACGGCGAAAGGGCGAAGATTCGATTACCGGCCCGATCGCACCGATGTCAAGCACAGCTTGCAGATCGAGGCGCCGGGCTATGCCACGGCGCGGCTGGGGTGGTATAGCGTCGGCGATGAAATTTCCGATCAAGATATTCGGCTCACGCCAGCGCCGCACTATGAAGGGCGCGTCGTTACCGACGACGGACGTCCGTTGGCCGGAGCGCGGGTCTATGTGGGAAGCTATTCCGAGCAGTTGGATTTGCGCAACCTCGACGAAGAGACTGGCGGCCCGCCATCGAATGATTCCGTCCCGACCGACGAGCAAGGACGCTTCGAGATCCCTCACCAGTTAGAGCGATACTCATTGGTCATCGTGTCGCCAGATCACTACGGCGAAGCGGAACGCGCGGCGGACAAGGTTCCCGGCGAGATCCAAACGCGGCGGTGGGCTAAGGTAACGGGGCGCTTGGTGCAAGCGGGCAAGGCAATTCCGAAGTGGGATGTACGACTCGATCCAATTCGCGAGCAAGGAGGGGACGCTCCGCGCGGACGTTTCAGCCTGCACGCCAAGACGTCGGACGATGGCTCATTCGAATTTGGCCGCGTTCCTCCGATCCCCTGTCACGTCGAAGGGAGCATTCATTGGTCGAGCGAAGGTCCGTTGAGTTCGAGTCGCTCGTTGTCGCTTCATCCTGCGCCGGGAGAAAGTATCTCAGTGACGCTGGGCGAAGGCGGAACGGAAATCAGCGGGCAACTGGCGCTCGATCCAGCGGCGCCGGCGGGCTTCGACTATCACTTCGGCTTGAACTATCTGGTGCCGCGCCGGCCGGGCATCACACCGCCGCCGGCGATCGCGGCCTATGGCTTTGACGGCAGCCAAGGCTGGAACGATGCGTGGACGAACTCTCTCGAAGGAACAGCTTTCTTAAATACGCTCGATCATTTTTTTGTGAAGCCTGATCCCGACGGACGATTTCGCATCTCAGGCGTACCGCCGGGCGAATATGACCTTGCGTTCAAGCTGTATGGAAGTACGGAAGGATGCCTGACGCATCCCGTGGGGCAACTCGTCATGCATGTGAACGTGCCCAAGGGGGAAGCGACACTCGATCTGGATACAGTCAAGGTGCCGGTGCTCAAGGTGCGCGACCCAGCGCCGGACGTTGAGTTCGCAATGATGGACGGCACGAAACAAAAGCTGGCCGAGTTGCGCGGCAAGTACGTGCTGATCGACTTCTGGGCCTCGTGGTGTGGTGCCTGCGTTTCGCGCATGGGCGAAGTTGAAAAGCTGCGCGAGTCGCTCATGTCCCGACCGGAACTGATCGTCATCGGCGCGAACCTGGATCATGACCCGGCGCGCGCGAAAGAGTTTCTAAACACGCATCAGCTTCCGTGGAAGCACGCGCTGCTGGGAGATTGGTCGAGCACCGACATACCGAAACGGTTCGCCGTGTCGAGCATTCCGACCTACGTCCTGATCGACCCCGACGGACGCGTGGCCGCGAACAGCTTCTCGCTCGACGATGTTCGCAAACAACTGAGCGAGGTGATCACCGCAACAGGCAAGTTCGACGGCAAAGTCAATAGTACAGAATTTCTGAGAAGGGCCGAGTAG
- a CDS encoding BlaI/MecI/CopY family transcriptional regulator, whose translation MSNKTPLELGKRERQIIETIERLREASVTEVRANLANPPSYSAVRTMLGLLVDKGWLKFRRDGKRYLYRSAVSRERSQRTALRRLLGTFFGNSPDDAVAALLDLSAADMTDEQWQRMTALIENARQENQNK comes from the coding sequence ATGTCGAATAAAACACCGCTGGAACTGGGCAAACGCGAACGGCAGATCATCGAAACGATCGAGCGCCTGCGCGAAGCCAGCGTGACCGAGGTGCGAGCCAATCTGGCCAATCCCCCCAGCTATTCCGCCGTGCGCACGATGCTGGGGCTGCTGGTCGACAAGGGATGGCTGAAGTTTCGCCGCGACGGCAAGCGTTATCTATATCGCTCGGCCGTGTCGCGCGAGCGTTCGCAGCGTACCGCCCTGCGCCGACTGCTGGGCACGTTCTTCGGCAACTCGCCCGACGATGCCGTGGCGGCACTGTTGGACCTGTCGGCCGCCGACATGACCGACGAGCAGTGGCAGCGAATGACCGCGTTGATCGAAAACGCGCGGCAAGAGAACCAGAACAAGTAA
- a CDS encoding BlaI/MecI/CopY family transcriptional regulator, with the protein MSKRPELAKSELEIARIVWGLRQATVRQVLDALPENRGLDFKTVQTYLRRLEAKGYVKTSRDGRSNVYKPIIRPGRVIGEVVDDMLNRLFDGQVLPLFQHMVNDRGLSSDEVRQLRELLDQMEKESP; encoded by the coding sequence ATGTCCAAGCGACCAGAACTGGCCAAGTCGGAACTCGAGATCGCCCGCATCGTGTGGGGCCTGCGGCAGGCCACGGTGCGCCAGGTTCTGGATGCTCTGCCCGAGAATCGTGGGCTCGATTTCAAGACCGTGCAAACGTATTTGCGCCGCCTCGAGGCCAAGGGGTACGTCAAAACCAGCCGTGATGGGCGCAGCAATGTCTACAAACCGATCATCCGGCCGGGCCGGGTCATCGGCGAAGTCGTTGATGACATGCTGAACCGGCTGTTCGATGGCCAGGTTCTGCCGCTCTTTCAGCACATGGTCAACGATCGAGGGTTGTCCAGCGACGAAGTGCGACAGCTTCGCGAGCTTCTCGACCAAATGGAGAAGGAATCGCCATGA
- a CDS encoding M56 family metallopeptidase, giving the protein MTFSSENFAHLAWAHLWQTTIVALVIGLIVRICCRSRPRLAYALWMLVIVKSLVPPVWSSPVGIFSWALADRAAVTDRGALTDSLAARTPQLIEPSEAANSPPQVSVVGDITSQDTHDLSGETIAKEYPERPRLHVIVFALWLTGLLLGAGYVLEKRLIAARLIHRSRLPVDERLSSALRNLSRQLGVKRNVRLIVTSRPIGPAAFGLFRPTILLPEALLNGTPPERVELVLAHELIHIRRRDVAASTVQLVAQLTWWFNPIIWWVNQKLTRERERCCDEELLSGLGCKPALYARTLLNVLELSGRLRSLVAQPGMRALEVNSQRLESIMKYAQIDHRWTVRISRICFLVGLLMLLPGTGLTLQQQLQANDDRGAAPAAADPTPEQQVQGTWTVARCEFSGKPDNEIVDVEHAIVDGKWFRPNRRTSMYRLKFDATKNPMWVDLSADRLGDRTLKGICALDGDKLTICYSYDPDLARPTEFKTTPDAQAYLYVLERVKVGAPKTTRRVESSPSIASAVPQPDLAAMQGKWRITRCEFTGGDSRSIVGTEDEIRGNSWLRSKRRTAEYRFHFDASQSPMLVDLSADRLGDETLKGICSLDGDTLKICYSYNPSAPRPTEFKTTPDVRAYLYVLERVKE; this is encoded by the coding sequence ATGACCTTTTCTTCAGAGAACTTTGCTCATCTCGCCTGGGCCCACCTTTGGCAAACGACGATCGTGGCGCTCGTGATAGGCCTTATCGTAAGAATCTGCTGCCGGTCTCGGCCGCGGCTGGCCTACGCGCTCTGGATGCTGGTCATCGTCAAATCGCTCGTGCCGCCCGTTTGGAGCAGCCCCGTCGGCATCTTTAGTTGGGCACTGGCCGATCGTGCGGCCGTAACCGATCGTGGAGCACTGACTGACAGCTTGGCAGCGCGAACTCCTCAGCTCATCGAACCGAGCGAGGCTGCAAACAGTCCGCCGCAAGTCTCCGTCGTGGGCGACATTACTTCGCAGGACACACACGACCTTTCTGGCGAGACCATCGCGAAGGAATATCCGGAGCGACCACGTCTTCACGTGATCGTCTTTGCACTTTGGCTGACCGGGTTGCTTCTCGGCGCGGGATACGTACTAGAGAAACGACTTATCGCCGCGCGTCTGATCCACCGCTCGCGCCTTCCCGTGGACGAACGCTTATCGTCGGCCCTGCGCAATCTGTCGCGACAGCTTGGCGTAAAACGGAATGTCCGATTGATCGTGACCTCGAGGCCTATCGGTCCGGCCGCCTTCGGTCTGTTTCGGCCTACAATCCTGCTCCCCGAGGCACTGCTTAACGGTACGCCCCCAGAGCGCGTCGAGCTGGTGCTCGCGCACGAGCTTATCCATATCCGCCGAAGGGACGTTGCGGCCAGCACGGTGCAACTCGTCGCGCAACTCACCTGGTGGTTCAACCCGATCATCTGGTGGGTGAATCAAAAACTCACCCGCGAGCGCGAACGTTGTTGCGACGAAGAACTACTCTCGGGCCTCGGCTGCAAGCCGGCGCTCTATGCGCGCACGCTGTTAAACGTTCTCGAACTGAGCGGACGATTGCGCTCGCTCGTCGCGCAGCCGGGCATGCGAGCCTTGGAAGTCAATTCACAAAGATTGGAGTCCATCATGAAGTATGCACAGATCGATCATCGGTGGACCGTGCGAATCTCGCGAATCTGCTTCCTGGTGGGATTGCTAATGCTCCTTCCGGGAACGGGACTGACTCTGCAGCAGCAACTGCAAGCCAACGACGATCGCGGCGCTGCACCCGCTGCCGCCGACCCGACGCCCGAGCAACAGGTGCAAGGGACGTGGACTGTCGCGCGGTGTGAATTCTCGGGAAAGCCCGACAATGAAATCGTCGACGTGGAACATGCGATCGTCGATGGCAAATGGTTTCGCCCCAACCGTCGGACGTCGATGTACCGGTTGAAATTCGACGCCACCAAAAATCCCATGTGGGTCGATCTGTCGGCCGACCGCTTGGGCGATCGAACCTTGAAAGGGATCTGCGCGCTGGACGGAGATAAACTAACGATCTGTTACTCCTACGACCCGGACCTGGCGCGGCCGACCGAGTTCAAAACCACACCGGACGCCCAGGCCTATCTGTACGTCCTGGAGCGGGTGAAAGTCGGCGCTCCGAAGACCACACGCCGTGTCGAATCTTCGCCATCGATTGCCAGCGCAGTTCCGCAGCCTGATCTAGCAGCAATGCAGGGCAAATGGAGAATCACTCGCTGTGAATTCACCGGCGGGGATTCACGGAGCATTGTCGGCACGGAAGACGAGATCCGCGGCAATAGTTGGCTACGGTCTAAACGCCGCACGGCCGAGTACCGGTTCCACTTCGACGCCAGCCAGAGTCCGATGCTGGTCGATCTCTCGGCGGATCGCTTGGGGGATGAAACGCTCAAAGGCATTTGCTCGCTGGACGGCGACACGCTCAAAATCTGCTATTCGTACAACCCAAGCGCGCCGCGGCCGACGGAATTCAAAACCACGCCGGACGTCAGAGCCTACCTGTACGTGCTGGAGCGGGTGAAAGAGTAG
- a CDS encoding DUF1501 domain-containing protein, giving the protein MPIPHPSLATSINRRSFLRVGGGLALASGMAPQLARGLATTPSLGRARSCIFVYLLGGPSHLDMWDLKPAAPAEIRGPFQAIDTATPGLQVCEHLPLLAARSKQFAIVRSVSHHNHNHTPMIYYTLTGREVERPEIDNDVRPPDRTDFPCVAALVAAQRKQAAQLPGYVAIPQLATRSSISGEFVRARQVFRGGGAGFLGTIFDPLCVDGDPGAGDAVPALNRPDDVAAERMERRARLLSLVESRRPIAAAAQSYLELRDQAVVLSGASGNSASTFSLDGEPAKLRKAYGNHRFGRAMLLARRLSEAGVPMTVIHFNEMTVCDGWDTHSKNFEALQGELLPMVDHSLSALLDDLSARGTLDETLIVVMGEFGRTPKINANAGRDHWGSCQSVLLAGGGIRGGQVIGASDKIAAFPATTPIDPVDIHATMFHCLGIDPRSEIHDHLGRPFTLTTGNVVSGLL; this is encoded by the coding sequence ATGCCGATTCCTCACCCATCCCTCGCGACGTCGATCAACCGGCGCAGTTTCCTGCGGGTGGGCGGGGGTCTGGCGCTGGCCAGCGGGATGGCGCCGCAATTGGCGCGCGGACTAGCGACAACGCCGTCGCTGGGGCGGGCGCGGTCGTGCATCTTCGTTTATCTACTGGGTGGCCCCTCGCACCTAGACATGTGGGATCTGAAGCCGGCAGCACCGGCCGAGATTCGTGGACCGTTTCAGGCGATCGACACGGCCACGCCCGGCTTGCAAGTCTGCGAGCATTTGCCGCTGCTGGCGGCGCGCTCGAAGCAGTTTGCGATTGTGCGCTCTGTGAGCCATCACAATCACAACCATACGCCGATGATCTACTACACGCTGACCGGGCGTGAAGTCGAACGGCCCGAGATCGACAACGACGTGCGGCCTCCCGACCGGACTGATTTTCCGTGTGTGGCCGCGCTGGTGGCGGCGCAGCGCAAGCAGGCAGCGCAGTTGCCGGGCTACGTGGCGATCCCGCAATTGGCCACACGCAGCAGCATATCCGGCGAATTCGTGCGGGCCCGACAGGTATTTCGTGGCGGTGGCGCCGGTTTTCTGGGAACGATCTTCGATCCTTTGTGTGTGGATGGTGATCCCGGCGCAGGGGACGCGGTCCCGGCCCTGAATCGGCCCGACGATGTGGCGGCCGAACGTATGGAGCGCCGGGCGCGGCTGTTGTCGCTGGTGGAATCGCGCCGGCCGATCGCGGCCGCGGCCCAGTCGTACCTGGAGCTGCGCGATCAGGCGGTCGTGTTATCGGGCGCCAGTGGGAATTCGGCCAGCACGTTCTCGCTCGACGGTGAGCCGGCGAAACTGCGCAAAGCTTACGGGAACCATCGCTTCGGTCGGGCCATGCTACTCGCGCGACGTTTGTCCGAGGCAGGCGTGCCGATGACCGTGATTCACTTTAATGAAATGACCGTCTGCGACGGCTGGGACACGCATTCAAAAAACTTCGAAGCGTTGCAAGGGGAACTGCTGCCGATGGTCGACCACAGTCTGTCGGCGCTGTTGGATGACCTGTCCGCGCGCGGCACGCTGGACGAAACGCTGATCGTGGTGATGGGAGAGTTCGGCCGCACGCCGAAGATCAACGCCAACGCCGGGCGCGATCACTGGGGATCGTGCCAGTCGGTGCTGCTGGCGGGCGGCGGCATTCGCGGCGGGCAAGTGATCGGGGCCTCGGACAAGATCGCCGCGTTCCCCGCGACCACGCCGATCGATCCGGTCGATATACACGCCACGATGTTCCACTGCCTGGGAATCGATCCACGCAGCGAGATTCACGACCACCTGGGCCGGCCGTTTACATTGACGACTGGCAACGTGGTGAGCGGGCTGCTGTAG